A DNA window from Anastrepha ludens isolate Willacy chromosome 6, idAnaLude1.1, whole genome shotgun sequence contains the following coding sequences:
- the LOC128867556 gene encoding glucose-6-phosphate exchanger SLC37A2 isoform X1, with protein MHTYRHRKAINMYDIPLGVLAAQKLSLLCCPRLQLRKDIIFKGSIIILTYLAYAAYHMSRKPISVVKSVLHENCTNPSNTSDNDCGYPPFDVPDASTLFGTLDSAFLVTYAISMFVSGIVAERVSLRYYLSLGMLFSGLFTLLFGAAKSWNIHSMWYFVIVQVLGGIVQTTGWPGVVTLMARWFGRSKRGLIFGIWNSHTSVGNILGTLIAAHFVESNWMLSFAVPGAIMSGLGFVMFLFIVDDPEIVGLASTRPHLPVHHSSGHEDEERGSGVANYDANIGIHGYEDDYTEINHRASERTPMLTRSRSQTNTQSERNAVGLLQALAIPGVVEFSLCLFFAKLVSYTFLYWLPLYIQSSTTLSPSVAADVSTLFDIGGIFGAIAAGTVSDYTGMPATTCLVLLVCAAPLMFLYVHFGGISLVVNYILLLLAGFMVNGPYALITTFVSAELGQHQSLSHNAKALATVTAIIDGTGSIGAAVGPFIAGLVSQSGWENVFNMLICADILAMIIVSRQVVKELIRGRGVRRTRIE; from the exons ATGCACACTTATCGCCATCGTAAAGCTATTAATATGTACGATATTCCATTAGGAGTCTTGGCTGCACAAAAGCTAAGCTTATTGTGCTGTCCCCGCCTGCAATTGCGCAAGGATATTAT CTTCAAAGGATCTATCATTATCCTTACATATCTGGCATATGCTGCTTATCATATGTCCAGAAAACCAATATCCGTTGTCAAATCAGTATTACATGAGAACTGCACAAATCCCAGCAACACCTCTGACAATGACTGTGGCTATCCACCTTTTG ATGTGCCCGATGCGTCCACATTGTTTGGCACACTTGATTCGGCATTTCTTGTCACCTATGCCATTTCCATGTTTGTGTCCGGCATTGTTGCCGAACGGGTTTCACTGCGCTACTATCTGAGCTTGGGCATGCTATTTTCTGGACTCTTCACACTACTTTTTGGCGCAGCCAAATCATGGAACATACATAGTATGTGGTACTTTGTTATTGTTCAGGTATTGGGCGGCATTGTACAAACAACTGGCTGGCCAGGTGTAGTCACATTGATGGCTCGTTGGTTTGGCAGATCGAAGCGTGGTCTCATATTTGGCATTTGGAATAGTCACACTTCGGTGGGCAACATACTTGGCACTTTGATAGCCGCCCATTTTGTGGAGAGCAATTGGATGCTATCGTTTGCCGTGCCCGGCGCCATTATGTCCGGTTTGGGATTTgtgatgtttttatttattgtcgATGATCCAGAAATTGTTGGTTTGGCTTCCACACGTCCTCATTTACCGGTGCATCATAGCAGTGGCCATGAAGACGAAGAACGTGGATCGGGTGTGGCAAATTATGATGCG AACATTGGCATTCATGGCTATGAAGACGATTATACA GAGATAAATCATCGTGCATCTGAACGTACCCCGATGTTGACACGCAGCAGATCACAAACGAATACACAAAGCGAACGCAATGCAGTTGGCTTACTGCAGGCGCTAGCTATTCCCGGCGTTGTGGAGTTCTCATTGTGTTTGTTCTTTGCCAAGCTCGTAAGTTACACATTCCTCTATTGGCTGCCACTCTATATACAGTCTTCCA CTACCTTAAGTCCCAGCGTTGCTGCAGATGTCTCCACGCTGTtcgatattggtggcatttttGGTGCAATCGCAGCGGGAACTGTATCCGATTATACAGGAATGCCAGCTACAACTTGCCTTGTTTTGTTAGTTTGTGCCGCGCCGCTG atgtttttgTATGTGCATTTTGGTGGCATATCTTTAGTCGTCAACtatattttacttttgctgGCTGGTTTTATGGTAAATGGGCCATATGCGCTCATTACAACTTTTGTTAGTGCCGAGTTAGGACAACATCAATCTTTGTCGCACAATGCTAAAGCTCTCGCCACAGTGACGGCGATTATCGATGGTACTGGATCAATAG gtGCGGCCGTTGGTCCATTTATTGCCGGTTTGGTGTCACAGAGCGGCTGGGAGAACGTATTCAATATGCTTATTTGCGCCGATATATTGGCTATGATTATAGTATCGCGCCAAGTGGTTAAAGAATTAATTAGGGGTCGCGGCGTGCGCCGTACACGTATAGAGTAG
- the LOC128867560 gene encoding phosphomevalonate kinase, with product MAGIKKILLISGKRKSGKDYLSSTLQNLFSDRSQIIHISAPIKAEWAKRLNLNLKELLSDGPYKEKYRKDMIEWSDSVRAKDYGYFCRAAMLDANAEIIIVSDIRRKSDINYFRETYGPLVFTIRINAKDEIRTERGWMFTSGIDDVVSECDLDDYQQWDLVLENNCVSDGETCIKDIRTTFAL from the coding sequence ATGGCTGGGATAAAAAAGATCTTACTAATTAGCGGGAAAAGAAAGTCGGGGAAAGATTACCTTTCTAGCACACTTCAGAATTTATTCAGTGATCGTAGTCAAATAATTCATATTTCAGCACCCATAAAGGCTGAGTGGGCAAAGCGACTTAATCTAAACTTGAAAGAATTGTTGAGCGATGGCCCGTACAAGGAAAAATATCGGAAAGATATGATCGAATGGAGTGATTCGGTGCGTGCCAAAGACTATGGCTACTTCTGTCGCGCGGCAATGTTGGATGCGAATGCTGAAATCATAATCGTTAGCGACATACGCCGCAAGTCGGATATTAATTACTTCCGTGAGACTTACGGTCCACTTGTATTTACTATACGTATTAATGCCAAGGACGAAATACGTACCGAACGAGGTTGGATGTTCACAAGTGGTATCGACGATGTTGTATCCGAATGTGATTTAGACGATTATCAGCAATGGGATCTTGTCTTGGAGAACAATTGTGTGTCAGATGGCGAGACATGTATCAAAGATATACGAACGACATTTGCACTCTAA
- the LOC128866198 gene encoding coenzyme Q-binding protein COQ10, mitochondrial: protein MGRSFTRSCGIFCGVMFKNAKLLLANRQLIGCTYTQFTAAGRNVNCPQRDFFTFSDLTNKNREYAKKELIGYSMQEMYDVVADVSNYYKFVPYVKKSLVHSKRNDGFKADLIVGFPPLNESYTSNVSLQNPVLVKSVCTDGRLFNYLLNNWRFSPGLKDIPQSCVVDFKVTFEFKSLIHSNIANIFFDLICDQMEHAFVAEAERRHGPPSIKSHILSWRRS from the exons ATGGGCAGATCGTTCACACGTAGCTGTGGAATTTTTTGTGGCGTAATGTTCAAGAACGCAAAATTGTTGCTGGCAAATAGGCAACTTATCGGTTGCACCTACACACAATT CACAGCTGCCGGCAGAAACGTGAACTGTCCTCAACGAGACTTCTTCACTTTTAGTGATCTGACAAACAAGAATCGGGAATATGCCAAAAAGGAGTTAATTGG ATactcgatgcaagaaatgtatGATGTGGTCGCCGACGTATCGAACTATTATAAGTTTGTGCCATACGTGAAAAAATCACTCGTACACAGTAAGCGTAATGACGGCTTCAAGGCTGACTTAATTGTCGGTTTCCCACCGCTGAATGAAAGTTATACATCAAATGTTTCGCTTCAAAATCCTGTGCTGGTAAAATCCGTATGCACCGATGGAAGattattcaattatttgctTAACAATTGGCGATTTAGTCCCGGTCTGAAGGATATTCCACAATCTTGTGTTGTCGATTTCAAAGTAACTTTCGAATTCAAATCGCTGATACACAgcaatattgcaaatatttttttcgatttaatttGCGATCAAATGGAGCATGCTTTTGTGGCGGAAGCTGAACGACGACACGGACCACCTTCAATTAAATCGCATATATTGTCATGGCGAAGATCTTGA
- the LOC128867559 gene encoding transcription factor Adf-1 isoform X1 has protein sequence MDKLDTNLEQAFDLNLIEAVKMNPVIYDRSHYNYKHFVRKAQTWKQIAESLGVPEQKCTKRWKSLRDKFAREMKLCQESRWRYFKQMQFLVDSIRQYRESLLGKCNTVQQNTNQVTQVDPNQQQQQPQQQAVVDIFAQPFNGSATTSAQALAHPHEIAVTGDTQLAAAKEQKPYFYEPPLKRERTEEENHDNMINTIKIFQNSMSQAVSAEDQSFGMVVTDMLNTLGVRQKAEAKVHIIKYLTDMQLLAQHNKY, from the exons ATGGATAAATTGGATACCAATTTGGAGCAAGCATTCGATTTGAACCTTATTGAGGCCGTGAAAATGAATCCGGTCATATACGACCGCTCACACTATAACTACAAACATTTTGTAAGGAAAGCGCAAACCTGGAAGCAGATCGCGGAGTCACTTGGAGTGCCTG AACAAAAATGCACGAAACGTTGGAAGAGTTTGCGTGACAAATTTGCACGGGAAATGAAATTGTGTCAGGAATCACGTTGGCGTTACTTCAAACAAATGCAGTTTTTAGTGGATTCTATAAG ACAATATAGGGAATCTCTCCTGGGAAAATGTAATACTGTGCAGCAGAATACTAATCAAGTGACACAAGTTGACCCaaatcaacagcaacaacaaccgcaGCAACAAGCTGTAGTGGATATATTTGCACAGCCATTTAACGGCAGCGCCACAACATCGGCTCAAGCACTCGCCCATCCGCATG AAATTGCAGTTACAGGCGATACTCAGTTAGCCGCCGCTAAAGAACAAAAACCATACTTCTATGAACCGCCGTTGAAACGTGAGCGCACCGAGGAGGAGAATCACGACAATATGATAAATACAATAAAGATTTTCCAAAACTCGATGTCACAAGCGGTTAGCGCCGAGGATCAATCATTTGGAATGGTAGTCACTGACATGCTTAACACATTGGGTGTAAGACAAAAGGCTGAAGCAAAGGTGCACATCATAAAATATCTTACGGACATGCAGTTACTGGCACAACACAACAAATATTAG
- the LOC128867556 gene encoding glucose-6-phosphate exchanger SLC37A2 isoform X2 has translation MHTYRHRKAINMYDIPLGVLAAQKLSLLCCPRLQLRKDIIFKGSIIILTYLAYAAYHMSRKPISVVKSVLHENCTNPSNTSDNDCGYPPFDVPDASTLFGTLDSAFLVTYAISMFVSGIVAERVSLRYYLSLGMLFSGLFTLLFGAAKSWNIHSMWYFVIVQVLGGIVQTTGWPGVVTLMARWFGRSKRGLIFGIWNSHTSVGNILGTLIAAHFVESNWMLSFAVPGAIMSGLGFVMFLFIVDDPEIVGLASTRPHLPVHHSSGHEDEERGSGVANYDAEINHRASERTPMLTRSRSQTNTQSERNAVGLLQALAIPGVVEFSLCLFFAKLVSYTFLYWLPLYIQSSTTLSPSVAADVSTLFDIGGIFGAIAAGTVSDYTGMPATTCLVLLVCAAPLMFLYVHFGGISLVVNYILLLLAGFMVNGPYALITTFVSAELGQHQSLSHNAKALATVTAIIDGTGSIGAAVGPFIAGLVSQSGWENVFNMLICADILAMIIVSRQVVKELIRGRGVRRTRIE, from the exons ATGCACACTTATCGCCATCGTAAAGCTATTAATATGTACGATATTCCATTAGGAGTCTTGGCTGCACAAAAGCTAAGCTTATTGTGCTGTCCCCGCCTGCAATTGCGCAAGGATATTAT CTTCAAAGGATCTATCATTATCCTTACATATCTGGCATATGCTGCTTATCATATGTCCAGAAAACCAATATCCGTTGTCAAATCAGTATTACATGAGAACTGCACAAATCCCAGCAACACCTCTGACAATGACTGTGGCTATCCACCTTTTG ATGTGCCCGATGCGTCCACATTGTTTGGCACACTTGATTCGGCATTTCTTGTCACCTATGCCATTTCCATGTTTGTGTCCGGCATTGTTGCCGAACGGGTTTCACTGCGCTACTATCTGAGCTTGGGCATGCTATTTTCTGGACTCTTCACACTACTTTTTGGCGCAGCCAAATCATGGAACATACATAGTATGTGGTACTTTGTTATTGTTCAGGTATTGGGCGGCATTGTACAAACAACTGGCTGGCCAGGTGTAGTCACATTGATGGCTCGTTGGTTTGGCAGATCGAAGCGTGGTCTCATATTTGGCATTTGGAATAGTCACACTTCGGTGGGCAACATACTTGGCACTTTGATAGCCGCCCATTTTGTGGAGAGCAATTGGATGCTATCGTTTGCCGTGCCCGGCGCCATTATGTCCGGTTTGGGATTTgtgatgtttttatttattgtcgATGATCCAGAAATTGTTGGTTTGGCTTCCACACGTCCTCATTTACCGGTGCATCATAGCAGTGGCCATGAAGACGAAGAACGTGGATCGGGTGTGGCAAATTATGATGCG GAGATAAATCATCGTGCATCTGAACGTACCCCGATGTTGACACGCAGCAGATCACAAACGAATACACAAAGCGAACGCAATGCAGTTGGCTTACTGCAGGCGCTAGCTATTCCCGGCGTTGTGGAGTTCTCATTGTGTTTGTTCTTTGCCAAGCTCGTAAGTTACACATTCCTCTATTGGCTGCCACTCTATATACAGTCTTCCA CTACCTTAAGTCCCAGCGTTGCTGCAGATGTCTCCACGCTGTtcgatattggtggcatttttGGTGCAATCGCAGCGGGAACTGTATCCGATTATACAGGAATGCCAGCTACAACTTGCCTTGTTTTGTTAGTTTGTGCCGCGCCGCTG atgtttttgTATGTGCATTTTGGTGGCATATCTTTAGTCGTCAACtatattttacttttgctgGCTGGTTTTATGGTAAATGGGCCATATGCGCTCATTACAACTTTTGTTAGTGCCGAGTTAGGACAACATCAATCTTTGTCGCACAATGCTAAAGCTCTCGCCACAGTGACGGCGATTATCGATGGTACTGGATCAATAG gtGCGGCCGTTGGTCCATTTATTGCCGGTTTGGTGTCACAGAGCGGCTGGGAGAACGTATTCAATATGCTTATTTGCGCCGATATATTGGCTATGATTATAGTATCGCGCCAAGTGGTTAAAGAATTAATTAGGGGTCGCGGCGTGCGCCGTACACGTATAGAGTAG
- the LOC128868033 gene encoding UPF0545 protein C22orf39 homolog has product MSTEPYNANTTDSDLKGEWSIRPCSAYKEEYDDCTSIKARFHQYFIHGENIDCSQWKTDYNNCERYTNSNKKDVAAGEAVIRSEAERRRKRMEAHYGNTTWNKRTQPPEDWSKPLPEWLAKKYENTYLELKQMELDGRRTPEVIEKSYCAIM; this is encoded by the exons ATGTCCACGGAGCCTTATAATGCAAACACAACAGATTCCGACCTAAAAGGTGAATGGTCT atCCGGCCATGTTCTGCTTATAAAGAAGAATACGATGATTGTACCAGTATCAAGGCGCGTTTCCATCAATACTTTATACATGGCGAAAACATTGATTGCTCCCAATGGAAAACGGATTACAATAATTGTGAACGCTACACGAATTCCAATAAGAAGGATGTAGCAGCTGGTGAAGCAGTAATTCGTAGTGAAGCTGAACGGCGGCGAAAACGCATGGAGGCACACTATGGTAACACAACGTGGAATAAGCGAACACAGCCTCCGGAAGACTGGTCTAAGCCATTACCTGAGTGGTTGGCGAAGAAGTATGAGAATACTTATTTGGAGTTGAAACAAATGGAATTGGATGGACGAAGAACACCTGAAGTGATTGAAAAATCATATTGTGCTATAATGTAG
- the LOC128866990 gene encoding D-glucuronyl C5-epimerase B, with protein sequence MFKSSTIAGTAAQGPTAAATISDTNRITSFNNKITTGITPSKRSADHRSRSNSRFIIKRGSSIGSETYLRKSKAKREPFFFLIIMRLNLKNFLFALIAFVVFTGVVLYLFFPDFLFPHNLVRNWDRRLNKDSTFVSSTNDDTHALFSAPLQNIECWINQEYSIPCKHSSENNEVYVPFSFLRSYFDISGAMLAVTSSSVNDNSNNGDDNVVPRFAWMHSNAKVNVPKGKYDTRGRFAYFENYNVEVRERVKCISAADGVPISTQWEKSGYFYPTQIAQFALAHYSKHLAEPPPKVKVLEDADTNKANWQTPKSSNISRIWHPKFNTSVIQYETAIGYDSAVRLDINQTLELVLSVDLLLVTNSSSLMVMLQSRETKHNYILHYIPADLRLSTQEQNIYYGMGTSAVNRWRHITRDLFIDVQKGVMSGSDKKSQLKIRRNELRVTAVAFLGVGFFDNITLSTYDHLAHFYDAAEWFIHNQDMKTGGWPNPVKRSLNGFTELKAGWLSAMGQGHAISVLARAYYHSGGDKRYLKAAALGLKPFRVFSKDGGVLAQFVDKYYWYEEYPTTPPSFVLNGFIYSLLGLYDLNYTAPTNIGREAGKLFNQGMYSLKKMLLLYDTGSGTSYDLRHLSLGSAPNLARDDYHATHVSQLLLLSTIDSDPLLMETAERWKGYMFGKRAKHN encoded by the exons ATGTTCAAAAGCAGCACAATCGCTGGGACAGCAGCGCAAGGTCCCACGGCTGCAGCGACCATCTCAGATACAAATAGAATTACCAGTTTTAATAATAAGATTACCACAGGTATCACCCCATCTAAGCGCAGCGCTGACCACAGAAGTCGTAGTAACAGTCGCTTCATTATAAAAAGGGGCAGTAGTATCGGTAGTGAAACATATTTGCGCAAATCAAAAGCCAAG cGTGAACCATTCTTTTTCCTCATCATAATGCGTTTGAACCTAAAGAATTTCCTTTTCGCGCTTATAGCATTTGTGGTATTCACCGGAgtagtattatatttattttttccggaTTTCTTATTTCCGCACAACCTGGTTCGAAATTGGGATCGTCGACTCAATAAAGACAGTACTTTTGTTTCAAGCACGAATGATGACACCCATGCTTTGTTTTCGGCACCATTACAGAATATTGAGTGCTGGATAAATCAAGAGTATTCGATACCTTGCAAACACAGTTCAGAAAATAATGAGGTCTATGTACCATTTTCGTTTCTGCGTAGCTATTTTGATATTAGTGGTGCAATGCTAGCGGTTACTAGCAGTAGCGTCAATGACAATAGCAATAATGGAGATGATAATGTGGTGCCACGCTTTGCGTGGATGCATAGCAATGCAAAAGTGAATGTGCCTAAAGGCAAGTACGATACTCGTGGACGCTTTGCGTATTTTGAGAATTATAATGTCGAG GTGCGTGAACGCGTTAAGTGTATAAGTGCAGCCGACGGTGTGCCCATAAGCACGCAATGGGAAAAGAGTGGCTATTTTTATCCCACTCAAATTGCTCAGTTCGCATTGGCGCATTATAGTAAACACTTGGCTGAACCACCACCAAAAGTTAAG GTTCTGGAGGATGCCGACACTAATAAGGCCAACTGGCAAACGCCAAAGTCCAGCAACATTTCACGCATTTGGCATCCTAAATTCAACACCTCCGTCATCCAATATGAAACTGCCATCGGTTATGATAGCGCTGTGCGTTTGGATATCAACCAAACACTTGAGCTGGTACTAAGTGTTGATCTGCTTTTGGTCACCAACAGTAGTAGCCTTATGGTGATGTTGCAGTCTCGCGAAACCAAACATAATTACATACTGCACTACATACCCGCCGACTTGCGGTTGAGCACGCAAGAGCAAAATATATACTATGGCATGGGTACGAGTGCTGTAAATCGGTGGCGTCATATTACACGCGATCTTTTCATCGATGTGCAGAAAGGTGTCATGAGTGGCAGCGACAAGAAGTCACAATTAAAGATACGACGCAATGAATTGCGTGTTACTGCGGTAGCGTTTCTAGGCGTAGGCTTTTTTGACAATATAACACTCTCCACATACGACCACTTGGCACATTTTTACGATGCTGCCGAATGGTTTATTCACAATCAGGATATGAAAACTGGCGGTTGGCCAAATCCAGTGAAACGCAGTCTAAACGGCTTCACCGAACTCAAAGCCGGCTGGCTCTCGGCCATGGGACAGGGGCACGCTATTTCCGTGCTTGCGCGTGCCTACTATCATTCTGGTGGTGATAAACGCTATTTGAAAGCAGCGGCGCTTGGCTTGAAACCCTTTCGTGTGTTCTCCAAGGATGGTGGCGTTCTGGCGCAATTTGTGGACAAATATTATTG GTACGAGGAATATCCGACCACGCCACCCTCTTTTGTACTAAATGGTTTTATTTACTCCCTACTGGGATTGTACGATTTAAATTATACAGCGCCAACAAACATTGGACGCGAAGCTGGCAAGCTCTTCAACCAAGGCatgtattcattaaaaaaaatgttgctgcttTATGACACGGGTTCTGGTACTAGTTATGATCTGCGCCATCTGAGTTTag GCTCCGCACCGAATTTGGCACGGGACGATTACCACGCGACGCATGTTAGTCAATTACTGTTGTTATCTACAATCGATAGTGATCCACTGCTAATGGAAACGGCAGAGCGATGGAAAGGCTATATGTTTGGCAAGCGCGCCAAACACAATTGA
- the LOC128867559 gene encoding transcription factor Adf-1 isoform X2, with protein sequence MDKLDTNLEQAFDLNLIEAVKMNPVIYDRSHYNYKHFVRKAQTWKQIAESLGVPEQKCTKRWKSLRDKFAREMKLCQESRWRYFKQMQFLVDSIRQYRESLLGKCNTVQQNTNQVTQVDPNQQQQQPQQQAVVDIFAQPFNGSATTSAQALAHPHVTGDTQLAAAKEQKPYFYEPPLKRERTEEENHDNMINTIKIFQNSMSQAVSAEDQSFGMVVTDMLNTLGVRQKAEAKVHIIKYLTDMQLLAQHNKY encoded by the exons ATGGATAAATTGGATACCAATTTGGAGCAAGCATTCGATTTGAACCTTATTGAGGCCGTGAAAATGAATCCGGTCATATACGACCGCTCACACTATAACTACAAACATTTTGTAAGGAAAGCGCAAACCTGGAAGCAGATCGCGGAGTCACTTGGAGTGCCTG AACAAAAATGCACGAAACGTTGGAAGAGTTTGCGTGACAAATTTGCACGGGAAATGAAATTGTGTCAGGAATCACGTTGGCGTTACTTCAAACAAATGCAGTTTTTAGTGGATTCTATAAG ACAATATAGGGAATCTCTCCTGGGAAAATGTAATACTGTGCAGCAGAATACTAATCAAGTGACACAAGTTGACCCaaatcaacagcaacaacaaccgcaGCAACAAGCTGTAGTGGATATATTTGCACAGCCATTTAACGGCAGCGCCACAACATCGGCTCAAGCACTCGCCCATCCGCATG TTACAGGCGATACTCAGTTAGCCGCCGCTAAAGAACAAAAACCATACTTCTATGAACCGCCGTTGAAACGTGAGCGCACCGAGGAGGAGAATCACGACAATATGATAAATACAATAAAGATTTTCCAAAACTCGATGTCACAAGCGGTTAGCGCCGAGGATCAATCATTTGGAATGGTAGTCACTGACATGCTTAACACATTGGGTGTAAGACAAAAGGCTGAAGCAAAGGTGCACATCATAAAATATCTTACGGACATGCAGTTACTGGCACAACACAACAAATATTAG